Proteins found in one Equus asinus isolate D_3611 breed Donkey unplaced genomic scaffold, EquAss-T2T_v2 contig_1, whole genome shotgun sequence genomic segment:
- the LOC139042842 gene encoding dehydrogenase/reductase SDR family member 6-like isoform X1 has product MTLVTGDTNLCSLSRGDCVFHSFTCRTFSSSSGVVNRCVYSTTKAAVIGLTKSVAADFIQQGIRCNCVCPGTVDTPSLQERIQARPNPEEARSDFLKRQRTGRFATAEEIALLCVYLASDEEHLRDEEERLLSAGDGPGHCLSRLNSGD; this is encoded by the exons atGACACTGGTTACTGGGGACACTAATTTGTGTTCCCTTTCTAGAGGagactgtgtttttcattccttcacttgtcgaaccttctcttcatcctcaggaGTTGTGAACAGATGTGTCTACAGCACAACCAAGGCAGCCGTGATTGGCCTCACAAAGTCCGTGGCTGCAGACTTCATCCAGCAGGGGATCAGGTGCAACTGTGTGTGTCCAG GAACCGTTGATACCCCATCTCTGCAAGAAAGAATACAAGCCAGACCAAACCCTGAAGAG GCACGGAGCGACTTCCTGAAGAGACAGAGGACGGGAAGATTTGCAACCGCAGAAGAAATAGCCCTGCTCTGCGTGTACCTGGCTTCTGATGAA GAGCACCTGAGAGACGAGGAGGAGCGGCTCCTGTCTGCTGGGGATGGTCCTGGACACTGTCTGTCTCGCCTGAACAGCGGTGATTAA
- the LOC139042842 gene encoding dehydrogenase/reductase SDR family member 6-like isoform X4 — MTLVTGDTNLCSLSRGDCVFHSFTCRTFSSSSGVVNRCVYSTTKAAVIGLTKSVAADFIQQGIRCNCVCPGTVDTPSLQERIQARPNPEEARSDFLKRQRTGRFATAEEIALLCVYLASDESAYITGNPVIIDGGWSL, encoded by the exons atGACACTGGTTACTGGGGACACTAATTTGTGTTCCCTTTCTAGAGGagactgtgtttttcattccttcacttgtcgaaccttctcttcatcctcaggaGTTGTGAACAGATGTGTCTACAGCACAACCAAGGCAGCCGTGATTGGCCTCACAAAGTCCGTGGCTGCAGACTTCATCCAGCAGGGGATCAGGTGCAACTGTGTGTGTCCAG GAACCGTTGATACCCCATCTCTGCAAGAAAGAATACAAGCCAGACCAAACCCTGAAGAG GCACGGAGCGACTTCCTGAAGAGACAGAGGACGGGAAGATTTGCAACCGCAGAAGAAATAGCCCTGCTCTGCGTGTACCTGGCTTCTGATGAA TCTGCCTACATCACAGGTAATCCTGTCATCATTGATGGAGGCTGGAGCTTGTGA
- the LOC139042842 gene encoding dehydrogenase/reductase SDR family member 6-like isoform X2, with protein sequence MTLVTGDTNLCSLSRGDCVFHSFTCRTFSSSSGVVNRCVYSTTKAAVIGLTKSVAADFIQQGIRCNCVCPGTVDTPSLQERIQARPNPEEARSDFLKRQRTGRFATAEEIALLCVYLASDEVSAILPREVIILNHIGPLFLLIK encoded by the exons atGACACTGGTTACTGGGGACACTAATTTGTGTTCCCTTTCTAGAGGagactgtgtttttcattccttcacttgtcgaaccttctcttcatcctcaggaGTTGTGAACAGATGTGTCTACAGCACAACCAAGGCAGCCGTGATTGGCCTCACAAAGTCCGTGGCTGCAGACTTCATCCAGCAGGGGATCAGGTGCAACTGTGTGTGTCCAG GAACCGTTGATACCCCATCTCTGCAAGAAAGAATACAAGCCAGACCAAACCCTGAAGAG GCACGGAGCGACTTCCTGAAGAGACAGAGGACGGGAAGATTTGCAACCGCAGAAGAAATAGCCCTGCTCTGCGTGTACCTGGCTTCTGATGAAGTAAGCGCTATTCTTCCCAGGGAGGTCATTATTCTCAATCACATTGGCCCGCTATTTTTGCTCATCAAGTAA
- the LOC139042842 gene encoding dehydrogenase/reductase SDR family member 6-like isoform X5: MSSVASSIKGVVNRCVYSTTKAAVIGLTKSVAADFIQQGIRCNCVCPGTVDTPSLQERIQARPNPEEARSDFLKRQRTGRFATAEEIALLCVYLASDESAYITGNPVIIDGGWSL; encoded by the exons gaGTTGTGAACAGATGTGTCTACAGCACAACCAAGGCAGCCGTGATTGGCCTCACAAAGTCCGTGGCTGCAGACTTCATCCAGCAGGGGATCAGGTGCAACTGTGTGTGTCCAG GAACCGTTGATACCCCATCTCTGCAAGAAAGAATACAAGCCAGACCAAACCCTGAAGAG GCACGGAGCGACTTCCTGAAGAGACAGAGGACGGGAAGATTTGCAACCGCAGAAGAAATAGCCCTGCTCTGCGTGTACCTGGCTTCTGATGAA TCTGCCTACATCACAGGTAATCCTGTCATCATTGATGGAGGCTGGAGCTTGTGA